ACTGATGGTTAAGATAGGACCGATCAAGGCTGATCCAATCAACCTCTTGCAGCCCTTCAAGAATATAGCATGAAAATTTCCAGATGATGTCTTTTACTTCTTTTTCATTGTTTTCCGCCACTATGGTAAGGGCAGACAAAATGGAATGCATAACGGCTGTGTCTTCTTTTCCATGGTGTCTGATCAGATAAAAGCTTTTATAAAGCAAATCCTCAAAGGAGGGTTTATGAAAAATGACACGCAGTCTTTGTGCTTCATCCGTATAATAGGGTGTTGGAGTGTAGCTTTTCCCAAGACGGGTTAGAATCCGTGCAATATGCTCAACCGCATTTGCAGTTGTATATGGATCGTTAAATGCCGGAGAAATGGATCGAATGGCAATCTCTGAAAGCTTTTGGATGCCAAACCCCACATCCCTGACAGGCTCTTGCTCGGGTATGATCAGAATCTGATTCAGCAGGCTGTCAGCATCGCTTAGCTCATCTTGTCCCCAATAGGTAAGCAGAGGTGTTCCTTCATCTACGTAGCTGCCTAATGATTTTTCAACTTTTATGGTTATCTTTGATTTTTCAGCTGCCTGAATCAATTCCCGTACTTGCACGTGCTGTATGTATCCGGCTTTTTTGCTCTTCAGCTGTCTGTCTATTCCTGAAGTGATTTCTTCCGCTCCAGCGTAATCTCTCATGGCATTAAGGCTTTGATCTTCTTCATAATTTTCCTTCCACGCCTTCATTGTTTTGCTTGCGATTTGAAAGATCAGGTTGCTGACCTTAATTGACGCGACCGAATGATGGATAAAGTAGACAAACGCAGCAAGGCATGCGAAAGCAACACCGATGGCTAGAGCGGGGACAATAAACAAATCGCCGCTTTTACCCTTTGCTAAAAGCAATAGTACAATCGTATAAACAAATCCGCCGGTAAACATGCCAAGAACGCGCTGAGAGCTGCGGTCAGACGTAAAGTTCTGCAAAGCTCTTGGAGAAAACTGGGCTGCATAAGTAGTCAACACGACCAAAATAGAAGAAAACGTGATGGTCGTCATGGTTAATAGCGATGTGGCGATCGAGCTTAAAATGGTTTGAGCAAGCTGCATATCAGATAGAAACAGGTCAGGTATGTAATCGTATAATTCCGTATGTTTTGAAGCATATTGGTCAAGAGCCATACTCACATATGCCAGTAACAGGGCAATCATTCCATAAATCAAAGGGATAAACCAGAAGCTGGCTCTTACTTGCAAAAAACGGTTCTTTTCCATAAATGCTCCTCCGGTTATTGGCAGACGGCCATTTTTAATGTATAGTGAACAGGTCAGCTAAATACAAATCCGTTTCAAATGAACGGGAGAGGTTCTAGCACAACCCTCTATAAAAAACTAAGGACAGCAATATCAAAGGCGTTCCTTGGATATTGTTTTTGTTTTTTTATAGACCATTCGCTAAGGCACCTCTATTGGGGTGCCTTTATTATTTCACCGAATTGAATCATGATAAACATGGTTGTGACTGGAAGCTCCGTCAACAGGAGGAGATTCAACATGAAAAAAGAAAAAGCGTTAGTTGTCTTTAGCGGAGGACAGGACAGCACAACATGCCTGTTCTGGGCACTAAAGAATTATAAAGAAGTAGAAGCCGTCACATTTAATTATAATCAGCGCCACAAGCTTGAAATTGAGATTGCCGAATCCATTGCAAAAGAGCAGGGCATCCGGCACCACGTCCTGGACATGTCCCTTTTGAATCAGCTTGCACCGAACGCATTGACAAGAAATGATATTGTAATTGAACAAAAAGAAGGCGAGCTCCCATCGACTTTTGTTCCTGGCAGAAATTTGCTGTTTCTATCATTCGCATCCGTTCTGGCCAATCAGATTGGGGCCAGGCATATCATTACCGGTGTTTGTGAAACAGATTTCAGCGGCTATCCGGATTGCCGGGATCAATTTATAAAATCATGCAATGTGACCGTAAACCTGGCCATGGATGAGCAGCTTGTCTTCCACACACCGCTTATGTGGCTTAACAAAGAAGAAACGTGGCAGCTTGCAGATGAATTGGGAGCCCTTGATTATGTCCGGACGAAAACCCTCACATGCTATAACGGAATTCCGGCAGATGGCTGCGGGGAATGCCCGGCATGTGTGTTACGAAAAAATGGCCTTGAAGCCTATTTGAACAAAAAGGAGGCGGCGCAATGATTCAGCAGATTTACCCTCAAGTGAACCATGACTATCAATATGAGCTCAATAAAGACATGCATCTGTCTGCCGCCCATTATGTTCCTCATGAGAGTGCAGGCCCGTGCCGGAATGTTCATGGTCATACGTATTTTGTGAATGTTACGATTGCCGGAGACACGCTTGATGAGTCAGGGTTTCTTGTAAACTTCAAAACGCTGAAAAATCTTGTTCATGGACAATTTGATCATACGATTTTAAATGAGCATGCCCTTTTTCAGTCCGGGAGTCCAGAAGATTTTCCGACGACAGAAGTAGTTGCCCGAAAAATAAGTGAAGTGATTCAGGCAGAATTGGATCAGCTTCCCGGCAAGCCTGTCTGTGTACAGGTATTTGTCAGAGAAACACCGACAAGCTATGTGGTCTTTCGTCCGAAGAAGGTGAAAAGCAATGGCTGAAACGATTCCGGTTCTTGAAATTTTCGGCCCGACGATCCAGGGGGAAGGGATGGTCATCGGCCAGAAAACAATGTTCATTCGAACGGCAGGCTGCGACTATTCCTGTTCGTGGTGTGACTCCGCTTTTACATGGGACGGTTCCGCGAAGAATGAAATCATCCAGATGGATGCCGAGCAGGTGTGGGCAGAGCTCACCCGCATTGGCGGAAACCGTTTTTCGCATGTGACCGTATCCGGTGGAAATCCGGCGCTATTGAAAAATTTACAGCCGGTCATTGCACGGCTGAAAGAAAAGGACATCGAAATTGCTCTTGAAACGCAGGGAAGCCGCTACCAGGATTGGTTTACGGAAATCGATGACCTTACCATATCCCCTAAGCCCCCAAGCTCAGGGATGAAAACAGATTTTGATGTGTTAAGCAGTATTTTTACCCGTTTGAGGGATGCTGGTACCCTCTCTTCAGCTAGCTTAAAAGTTGTTGTATTCAATGCTGAGGATCTCGCCTTTGCAAAAAAGGTCCACTTGACGTATCCCGGTATTCCATTTTATCTGCAGGTCGGAAATGACGATACAGCCACAACAAATGATGAAGCCTTGATGAAAACACTGATGAGCCGCTACCAATGGCTAATCGATGAGGTAATGGAGGATGAACAATTAAATCTTGTCCGCGTTCTCCCCCAGCTGCACACGCTGTTATGGGGAAATAAACGCGGCGTATAAAGGAGAAATGAAAATGAGCGGAAGAAAAGACGAAGAACTGACAGGAGTAACTCTATTAGGAAACCAGGGAACGAACTATTTATTCGAGTATTCCCCGGACATTCTCGAATCCTTTGAAAATAAGCATATCAACCGAGATTATTTTGTTAAATTCAATTGTCCGGAATTTACGTCCCTGTGCCCGAAAACAGGACAGCCGGACTTTGCAACCATTTATATCAGCTATATTCCAGACAAGCTGATGGTGGAAAGCAAATCCTTGAAGCTATATCTTTTCAGTTTCAGAAACCACGGCGATTTTCATGAAGACTGCATGAACATTA
The Metabacillus sp. FJAT-52054 genome window above contains:
- a CDS encoding DUF2254 domain-containing protein; amino-acid sequence: MEKNRFLQVRASFWFIPLIYGMIALLLAYVSMALDQYASKHTELYDYIPDLFLSDMQLAQTILSSIATSLLTMTTITFSSILVVLTTYAAQFSPRALQNFTSDRSSQRVLGMFTGGFVYTIVLLLLAKGKSGDLFIVPALAIGVAFACLAAFVYFIHHSVASIKVSNLIFQIASKTMKAWKENYEEDQSLNAMRDYAGAEEITSGIDRQLKSKKAGYIQHVQVRELIQAAEKSKITIKVEKSLGSYVDEGTPLLTYWGQDELSDADSLLNQILIIPEQEPVRDVGFGIQKLSEIAIRSISPAFNDPYTTANAVEHIARILTRLGKSYTPTPYYTDEAQRLRVIFHKPSFEDLLYKSFYLIRHHGKEDTAVMHSILSALTIVAENNEKEVKDIIWKFSCYILEGLQEVDWISLDRSYLNHQFQKLAHACCRDGQFEGIKKGISDESK
- the queF gene encoding preQ(1) synthase, producing MSGRKDEELTGVTLLGNQGTNYLFEYSPDILESFENKHINRDYFVKFNCPEFTSLCPKTGQPDFATIYISYIPDKLMVESKSLKLYLFSFRNHGDFHEDCMNIIMNDLIDLMDPRYIEVWGKFTPRGGISIDPYTNYGKPGTKYETMAEHRLMNHDLYPEKVDNR
- the queE gene encoding 7-carboxy-7-deazaguanine synthase QueE; the encoded protein is MAETIPVLEIFGPTIQGEGMVIGQKTMFIRTAGCDYSCSWCDSAFTWDGSAKNEIIQMDAEQVWAELTRIGGNRFSHVTVSGGNPALLKNLQPVIARLKEKDIEIALETQGSRYQDWFTEIDDLTISPKPPSSGMKTDFDVLSSIFTRLRDAGTLSSASLKVVVFNAEDLAFAKKVHLTYPGIPFYLQVGNDDTATTNDEALMKTLMSRYQWLIDEVMEDEQLNLVRVLPQLHTLLWGNKRGV
- the queC gene encoding 7-cyano-7-deazaguanine synthase QueC, with the protein product MKKEKALVVFSGGQDSTTCLFWALKNYKEVEAVTFNYNQRHKLEIEIAESIAKEQGIRHHVLDMSLLNQLAPNALTRNDIVIEQKEGELPSTFVPGRNLLFLSFASVLANQIGARHIITGVCETDFSGYPDCRDQFIKSCNVTVNLAMDEQLVFHTPLMWLNKEETWQLADELGALDYVRTKTLTCYNGIPADGCGECPACVLRKNGLEAYLNKKEAAQ
- the queD gene encoding 6-carboxytetrahydropterin synthase QueD, whose translation is MIQQIYPQVNHDYQYELNKDMHLSAAHYVPHESAGPCRNVHGHTYFVNVTIAGDTLDESGFLVNFKTLKNLVHGQFDHTILNEHALFQSGSPEDFPTTEVVARKISEVIQAELDQLPGKPVCVQVFVRETPTSYVVFRPKKVKSNG